TACTATCGTGGAAGTACTCCTACTTGTTTCCCTCTACTTCACTTTGTGTATTGAGCCAGGAATTTTCTATAGGTATTACAGAATATTTTATTGCATCAAACAAATTCGTTTGGGTACTAGAGTtctcacaagggaaaaagaataaaCCCCCAGGGGTGTGTGATTCACTGGCATCTTTTCTGCTAAGAGTCTCTAAAAAGGTTTAATTCCAGTTGCAAACTGCTTAAGAAATTAATTGCTGtgtagcagaaaagaaatggcatGAAGGGGACCAGGGAATAATTAAAGTGGAGAAACCCTGTGTTTATATGTAGACAGAGCTTGTCTTAAAAATGCAATTGCAAACCATTCTGGGACTAAATCCCAGCTATAATTCTGTCCTGGCACCAGCTCGTAGCCCTCATGTCCCACAAGACAGTGGCTGCTATTTGGGTGCCACTAGCAGATTAACTGTGGCACCAGGAGGAGAAGGCCGTGCTAAAAGCAGCAGCCGGTCCCTCATGGCACCATGTAGTATCTCTGAGCTCCTGCAGACAGACTGCATGATAATGTCCTGGTCGGCTTGACGAGCTTTCTGTACCAAGGACACCCAATCCTACTCACAGACAGCATTCCCCAAAATCTTTGCATAGGCTGAGACTCCGTGGAAGGAATAGGATGTGAGGTTATATGGTCTGTTATTTATACCGATCTTCTCCCGACAGCATTTGAGCACCTAAAGAGACACTTCTCCTGCAGGGTTTTAGATATCAAACTACTAGCCTGGAAGTGCATTTCTGGAGCTGATGTTTGCACAGTGCTGTTCTCTAGGACAACTCCAGCTGGGATCCACATATGTCTACCCCTCAGGGTTTAACCCTTGTGAGGCACAAAGTTTCAGAGGACAGAGCTCTGGGCTGAAACATAACTGTTTACCTGCCAGGTACTTTGACTGCAACGCCGTAGCTCAGGCAGACAGGTACTTCCAAGTGCTGACGAAGGCCGTGGGGATGAGGGAATAAGGTACCGTCGTGACACTGCTCCAGGTCTCAGATGATGGGTCGTAGCAGTCCAGTGTTTTGCAGCGCTGAGCCCCGCAGTAGCCCCCCACCACGTACAGTCTGTTGCCTGATGTAACAGCACGGCAGCTGATGCGCTTGGCGGTCACGTCCCCAAACTTGGACCACTGGTAGCTGTCGCTGTGGAAACGGTAAGCAGAGCTGGCGGAGAACTCTGTGTCCCCCCCGATCACAATGATGTGGCTGCCCACCACAGCAGCAGCCGTGTACCGCCAGGGCTGGGGACAGCTGGTGGGCACTGTCCAGCGGTTCTGGCAGGGGTCAAAGCACTGCACCTTGGGCAGCTTCTCCTGGTTGGCGCTGGTGCCCCCGAAAACAAACAGCTTCATCTTGGCTCCCACCACAGCAGCGTTGCTTACGCCTTCTCGGAGAGGGGCCACCAAGGACCACTTGTCCAGCTGCGGGTCATAGTGTTCGACTTGCTTGAGAGAGACGGAGGGAGAGGCTGGGAAGGCACCGCTCACTGCTGTGTGACCCCCGACCACGTAGAGACAGTGGTCCAGTTCAGCGGAGCCGTGGCCAAACCGTGCCACCAGCATGGGAGCGGCTTTTGCCCACTCGTCGTGGAGGGTGTCATAAACCCAGACGTCTTTGGAGGCACCGTTCTCGGAGCCTTTGCCACCCGTGATGTACACTTTGCACCCGATTGCACAGGCGCTGCACTCTTTGCGAGGGCTTGGGATGTCGGCACGAGGAATGATCTCGCTGGTTTTATGGTCCAGCATATAAATCTTGTCGCACATAAACGTCTGGCCCCCAAGCAGCATCAGGGCCTGGCTGACCTTCCGGGGCCGGGCACAGCATCCAGTCACGAGCCCGTCGTTCTGCAGGATCTTCATTTTGCATCGCACTGCATCAGCTACAATCTCCTCCCCCAGCTTGTGGCTGGTCACCAGCTTCTCGCAGGCCACTTGCTTCCGCAGGTAGGACTCGGGCAGAAGGGCCAGCCGGACAGAGCGCAGCAGCTCTGGCAGATCTTCATGACGTCGGGGCAAATCATACCGGATCCAGCCTATAACAGCTTCATATACCAGAGTCTCGTCCTCTACCTCCAGCTCTTCGCTTTCTACCAGCTCAAGCAGCTTGTCTTTGGGCAGCCTGAGGAAGTCTTCGGTCTTGCAGAGGGAGGTGAAGTTGGCTAGTGCCATTCTCCAGGAGAGCTCCAGCAGCCTTTCACAGCAGTGGGCATCGGACAGCAGCAGCATGTTCAAGCAATTGCCAGGATAGAGGTTCTTCTCCAGAAAGTCAGCCGAAGCATCCCGAATGTCCTGGAATTGCAACATATCTCCGGCCTCCAGCAAGGACTCGGCATTCTCCTCGTTAATCAACACCCGGGCTGAGTAGGCGTagtccagcagcagctccaacACCTCGGGGTGCAGGGAGTCGTGGAAGTTCACTTCTGCGTCTCTGCTCTCCTTCAGGCCCCCGCTGAACATCGCGTCGAAGTAGCGGCTGCAGGAGGCCAGCACGGCCCGGTGGCAGTGGAAGGCCTGGTTCCCCGCCCGCAGCACCACGTCGGTGAAGAGGTGCCGCTTGCGGAGCAGGTTCAGGTGGGTGAGCAGGCTGTCGGCATGGCCTGGCTTGTGGAAGAGGTGGATGTTCATGGAGCCAGAGCTCGAGCGGGATTTCCGGTTCTCGTGGCTGCTGACGGACATCGTCGCCGGGCTGCTCTGAAAGGCAAAACAGGGATGGGGGGGTCAGCACTGAAATCCCTGCTCTCCCTCGCGGCAGCtcggtcccggggggggggcagagggggccggTCGGCGTGCGGAGGCCTCCGCGCTGCAGCCGtaccgggggggtgggggggggggcagcaggacgGCGGCTGCGGCGGAGCCGTGCCGGGAAGCGGACGGTGCTCGGTC
This sequence is a window from Struthio camelus isolate bStrCam1 chromosome 26, bStrCam1.hap1, whole genome shotgun sequence. Protein-coding genes within it:
- the LOC104146206 gene encoding ectoderm-neural cortex protein 1-like, coding for MSVSSHENRKSRSSSGSMNIHLFHKPGHADSLLTHLNLLRKRHLFTDVVLRAGNQAFHCHRAVLASCSRYFDAMFSGGLKESRDAEVNFHDSLHPEVLELLLDYAYSARVLINEENAESLLEAGDMLQFQDIRDASADFLEKNLYPGNCLNMLLLSDAHCCERLLELSWRMALANFTSLCKTEDFLRLPKDKLLELVESEELEVEDETLVYEAVIGWIRYDLPRRHEDLPELLRSVRLALLPESYLRKQVACEKLVTSHKLGEEIVADAVRCKMKILQNDGLVTGCCARPRKVSQALMLLGGQTFMCDKIYMLDHKTSEIIPRADIPSPRKECSACAIGCKVYITGGKGSENGASKDVWVYDTLHDEWAKAAPMLVARFGHGSAELDHCLYVVGGHTAVSGAFPASPSVSLKQVEHYDPQLDKWSLVAPLREGVSNAAVVGAKMKLFVFGGTSANQEKLPKVQCFDPCQNRWTVPTSCPQPWRYTAAAVVGSHIIVIGGDTEFSASSAYRFHSDSYQWSKFGDVTAKRISCRAVTSGNRLYVVGGYCGAQRCKTLDCYDPSSETWSSVTTVPYSLIPTAFVSTWKYLSA